CACTGAATAACTTTCACAATCATTTCAGTCAAGGGCAAGCCATGGATGAGTTCACACAACTACAAAGTCGTTTAACGGATGTACACAAACTTCTCATGGATGCAAAAGCAATTGAAGGCATAAAGCATTCAAGAATGGCTTGTACGGATCAACTGAAGGAAATTATTGAAGATGCAGGTGATAgaccaaaaacgtattgaccccttgtgatgaattaagttgattaattagccaagttattaattaatcaagttaacatgcaaaatgcatggtagcacaaacaaatcaccaattaaattaagaatgcagcggaaattaaatgacacggtgatttgtttacaaatggggaaaacctccaagggaaaaaccccaccgggtgattttaaagtcaccactcctgaaattccactattatcacaaggagcggttacaagtaaaggaatcccaagtaccttaccaacctacagttgaactcttaccgcaatacccaattggacttgttctgtagtaacaatttctcctttcaatgcacggctcccaagtacgtgactaaccaatttgatgcgCAGATtccagtacgcggcttactcctttgcacgaatcctagtacgtgactaactccacagtaaccctttgattgttgtaattGATTTGCAGCCGCTTCACATAGAAATActaataagatcttcaatgttggtgcaagagactttgcttggttacaaaatccaaaggcgtacaagaaatgtaacaagaactctttcttctgtaggaggaggctagggtttcaaaaagaaaaccatatGAAGCTCtatagggttaggtttttctttttccacctcctttaaataagagcttaatgggctctcctattccaaataggtttacacaaaccttgggctttcctagtccaataagaattatacaaatctataaacaaatagccttttaaaGTAAAAACGTTGTTGGCTATAATCTGAAACCCGTaagctcgattgatcgagacatctgtcgagctttaatgaatcttgacagatcgagcttctgtcgaggaggtatcgaaacctgcagtttgcacttttcttgagcagttcttgagtaatcttcgtgtcttcaatttaaccacttgtaatgatcatcttgaacctactttagatttacccaaatacaagtaaagtgcgttttgtcaaaggatatgccaattatataaaaatctGTCCCCAACAGCAGGAAAATCATTGAAATCCCATGGAGAAAGTTCTCACTCGGAATGGAGTGAAAACCAAAACAAGACAGAGTCTCGGTCAAAGTTCAAAGAAATTGGGCGACTTAAAACAACACTCAGAATTCTCGAGATTTGCATTACAATATTTCGCATTGAacagaggagagagaggaaCGTGGTAGTTGGCATGGATGAAGATGTACATAAAGTAGTCTCACAACTGATCACCAACAGTGAGAATTGCTCCACGCATTTTATTGTGGGGATGAAGGGCATCGGTAAGACAACACTGGCGCAGATGGTTTTtaactatgaagcacgggtgcggcgtttgggccgccgcacccacgtcggacgcggccggacgcggcgacgcgcaggcgacgccgctgcctgcgcgtctgTGCCGCGTTCggcaataaaaaatcaattttttcggcgcgattcgcgccgatacggcgccgattcgggccgacgcacgcgaaatcgggccgattcgcgccgattcggcccgaatcggtccgtatcggtTGAAATCGGTCCggccgaaatcggccgataccggccgaaattcaaaaaaaaaaaaaaacaacaacaggTGCTtatggctggaaaaaaaaaaaaaaaaaaaaaaaagagaaaaaagaagaggtgcaaacgcaccgtttggaaaaaaaccaagacccaaccctctccctcttcatttttcttgagcctctctcccactctctaccttcactcttGAACTAGGCTCTCtctattctagttattatttaccattattcttaaatttggtatatatttatataatgtaaaaaatgtatgtttagcaatatattaaaaatataaataaaaatatttttaataattttttaatcgccgcaccccgccgcacccgcaccctactttttcaaaaattgccgagtcccgcacccgctcccgcacccgcacccgaatcccgaaacgcacccgtgcttcatagggtTTTAACCACAGTGCTATTCGGAACCACTTTGAATCTAGATACTGGGTGCCTCTAATTGATAGAgtggatgaggaaaagaatGTACTCCTGAAAAGATTAGGACAGAAGGTCATGCCTGCACCTGCGACGAATAAGGCAGGGAAGGAAAAAGATTACTCAATCAAGGAGCTGAATTGGTTCTTGAAGGGTAAGAAGTACCTTATAGTTCTGGACAACATCTTGTCAGTGGAAGCCTGGGAGAGTTTAAAAGCCGCATTCCGGGATAGCACAAATGGGAGCAGAATTTTGATCACCGCACGGCACAAGAGTGTAGCTTCAAATGCTGAGCACTACTACCAACTTCGACTACGAACCAAAGATGAGAGCTTGAGTTTGTTTCAACAGATGGTCGACCTTCCCTCTGAAACTTCTGACCAGCCTGAATTCTCTCCAGAAGTAGGAGAAGCTCAAAAAGTGAATTCACTAGCACGTAAAGGAGTAGGAAGGTGTGGGGGCTTGCCACTTTCCATCTTACGTCTTGGGTATCTATTTTCAGGGACGAAGAATGTGACTTATGAGGAGTTGTTGAAGGCGCTTGACCATATCGATCATAGCCAAACACCATGGTTGGAAATTATGGATTTTAATGTAAAAGACTTGCTTCCACATCTAAGGCAATGTCTTTCTTATTTTGGACTCTTTCCCAAGGACTCTGAAACTTCAGCAAGGAGATTAGTCGCTTTGTGGGTTGCAGAAGGGTTGGTAACACCAAGTGGCATTGAGCAAGAGCCTCCTGAATTAGTTGCAAAGAATATTTTGAGAGAGTTGATAAGCCGCAACTTGGTACAGGTGGTGGAAAGAAAGCCTAACGGGAAGGAAAAGACATGTAGTTTCCCTAGTGCTCTGCGAGATTTATGGTTGCGATCAAATGCAAGCTTTGATCAGCGGCTTGCTTATAATGCTGATGAACATGATGCCTGTTCTACTCTTAGTCATGGTAGCggtaaaaatttacaaaatttactGCGAAGCTGCAGAAATCCCCGCTCAATTCTCTTTTTTGATACTCGAGAAGGCAATAAACCTGGAGAAGAAATAGGTAACTTCCTTTCTCTGGGTATTGCAAGTGGTCATCTCTTACAGTCACAAGTCCTTGATCTTGAACATGTATTTCGACCCAAATTGCCAGACACTAGGAAAATTAATTCATTTAACATATTTGGGGTTAAGGTGGACTTATCTGGAGAAGATCCCACCGTCAATTGGCAACTTAACCAACCTCCAAACTCTGGATGTGAAGCATGCTTATATCCGTGTTCTTCCTAGTTCAATATGGAAATTGAAGAAACTTCGGCACCTATGCATGAACCAAATTTATAGAAGCCAAATTAAGCATCAATCAAGTGGGAGTTCTTTGCAAAATCTCCGAACACTGAGGGGTGCATTTGTAGATAAGGACAGTCCTCTAAAGGATAGCCTCCGTAGGTTGACCAACCTTAGAAAATTGGCACTAGCTTTCCAACTGAACCTGTCACAGCAAATAGCACTAGCTGAGAGTCTTTTGAAACTGAAGCAGCTTAAAGCTTTGAAGTTGAAATCAATTGATAAAATGGGTCGGCCTCAAGATCTGAAGGAACTTTCTTGTCAGGCCTTGAAAATCTTTCTAACctatatttgtttggaaaacTAGAGAATACGTCCATTGATAAGACTCCCACAAAGCCTAACTGAGCTTACCTTGTCTGCCTCTGGACTTTTAGATGATCCAATGCCAGAGttagaaaaacttaaaaagctTGAATGTCTCAGTTTGTACTCTGGTTCTTATACTGGGAAAAGCATGTCATGCTCCAAGGGAGGCTTTCCCCAGCTTCATGTTTTGAACTTCTGGACGCTTCAGGAATTGGAAGAATGGAATGTGGGGGAGGAAGCAATGTCAAACCTCAAGAAGTTGGAGATTCGTTCCTGCAACAGTTTGAAGGTCCCAACTGGGTTGGGGCATCTAAAGACTCTTAGTGAATTGAAGTTAAAGGATATGCCAGTGAAATTCACAGCAGAAATTGAGAAAACCAAGGAGATAATTTGGGGCGATATTACTCTTTCTCCAGCCATAATTATTGATGACCATAGTCAATACTGAATGGAGCTCCAGATTATATGTAGGTAAGGcagtctttctttttatttctctgttctaatttattttcttagttcttaaaacaaatcattaaaattttgacactGCAACTTTGAACAGATTTCTGCTTCCTTTCCTTACTTATTTGACCATGAAGGATGATGTGGGAGTTGGACACAAGCGTGAAGAGGTGTTTAGACATGATGTCTCGATTTACTATTTGGCTcaccaggttttttttttttggctatggtTTTGATCAATAAAAGTCATATGCTTGCGGTGTTACAAGTGCTACTGTGTGCtttctccaaaaacaaaaaaaaaattgctactctgtgtattatttttatctcttgGTTCTGATGCATTTGATAATAATATGTAATAGTCAGATGCTTACCATGCAAATGACTGGAATAAAGTTGTACGATTTCTTATACAAAGTGATATATGTGTGTTCTTATATTCGGTTGGGTGACATGTAATATGATCTTTCTTTCTGGATGCATGTATCTGTTTGACTCGTGTACTCGAATAAAATAGTACGATGTCACAAACAGGATGCTACTGTCTCTGTttgtaatgtgttttttttattccaattgTTTCGATTGGTTCTAAGGTACTTGATCAATAATATGTAGCAATAGTCGGTTGAAAATCCATCTACAGAGGAGACTTCCTTGTACGCTTTCCATTCCTCGTGGAGGCGATCAAACTTACTGCCATGTACAAGCTTCCAACCAGCGTTTTTGTTGGTATGCCTTCCCTATTCAAAAACTCGATCCCCAATCATGCCATTCGAGCTACTGGAGGCCAAATCTGCAAAACCTTCACTCAAATCAACTAAAATCCATTTTAAACCTCAGCACCACAATATTTTGAATGGCTGTTGGAGATCAGGCCTCGTGAATTCATCACCAACACCACCTTGAGTAGAGTAAGTTTTGTTTGGGTGATCTTATCACAAATTAAGCCTAGCATTTTAAGCAAGCTAATGCCCATTTTTGTAAAATTCAGTGAATGCCTTGGTCCTTTGTTATAGCTCTATTTGTTCGGCTTGAGAGTAGAGAAATCTAAGGGGGTAATGCTGTCGGCAACGACTAGATGTAAACACTCTTACCATATCTATAGAGCTattcttttcttgcttttttcatTGATACAAATTGTCTTTTGAACTTTTTCAAACCGTGGCTGCTGTTTGGGGGTTTGTTTGGAGCGGGTTTTTTTCTAGGTTGGAATATCTCTGCACAAGTTTGTGTTTGGAAAAGAAATTAGAGATAGGGGTAATTAGAATTTATGGTCAAGGTTTGGGGCTGGGGCTGGATACATGTTATGTCATGAATGTTATTGAAATTCAAAGAACTTTGTTGTGCTTTTGGCATTCAGATTTCAGAATAGTAATAGCAGGCTCTTCTGATATTGTTCGGCTCACTTGGGCTTTCTTTCTGGGGGCTCTCTGGCTCACTAGCTGCTGGACATAGAGCTGCTTGATGAAGCTCTACGGGAAAAAGCTTAGCTTGACTAAGAAAGAGGGAACTAAGGTGGCACTCAAAAGACACGTTATACAGAAGGGGCAACTGAAGGCTAATACCAATGTTATGAATTTCGTTCCATTCAGCTTGGAATAGTTAGAATTTTCTATTATGCTTGTTAACTAGTACAAATCACCTCTCTATACTAGGGTTGTCCATCCAATCCGGCGACCCGACCCACCCGAAGGATTCGACCCGAAAACCGTCCAACCCGATCAAGTCACCGGTCGGCGGCAGGTCTTTTGTTCCAAAAACCGACGACGGCGGGTTGGTCTTGGTTTTCCTCTCCAAAACCCGAAAAAACCAGATCCGACCGATGTACTAAGAATTTCCGGAAAAAAATTTCCAGATTTCGGCAGTTATTTCCAGATTCTGGTGACTTTTTCCAGAATCTGGCGATATTTTCTAGATTCCGACTttaaattttcagattttggcaacaaattttcatatttcgGCGACTTATCAAGTAGATTGAGTGATATTTCTTCCAAATCTAGTGAAATCTTACCGGATCTAGCGAGATCTCCGCCAGATTTGACTTTTTGCACCTAAAATCAACAATTGTGGTAGGATTTTTCACTGTGGACGATTCTGATTGAATCGATCATGCTTTCGGTGCAAAACCAACCACGCCGATCCGACTTCCTCACCGGTTGGCGGCAGGTCAGGATTTGTTCAACCCGATTCTATCGGGTCGGTctcgggttgggcacaaacccgacccggaccgacccgtggacacccctactCTATACCATCACTCTTTAAATTTTGGCTCATTTTGATTTATGCAACTAAATTTCGCTCTCTACTATGATTTCAACTGGTATGTAaacaaatcattatttttttttccttaacctttttttttattacttaatttaatatctcatttgattaatatttttcattaaaaatgagtttttcttatttaatatgacgtagtttttttttcttcattaagaatatattttgtcttatttttgtttcatttattcatataaaacatgttatattatatattatgatattaagaatatatattaattgattttgaattaagaatatatatatatctatatatatatatctatatatatatatatatatatatatatatatctataaatataaaatagacgaagctgagagaaagttggttcctacatttaaggacgtgttgacaaataggataactgcctatttaaaattcagacacatatacaatttttttttaaaaagccctACGGtacaatggttggatttttaacCCTGCCACGTCTGACAATTAAAAACCAAGAAGggttacattaaaaataaagtccgtttaaaaagaaaaagaaaagcattgCAGTTGAAAAAACCCTAGCCGCCTCTTTTCATCAGATTACGCTTaacatcttctctctctaaacggAATCACCTACCAATACTGCGACAcagagaaagggaagaaggggaaaaagaaattgGGATCCAGTGGACGTTCGTACGGCCGGCCATCACGATTTGATCTTCTGCTCTGTTTCATCTCTTCTCTGCAACAAAACTTTTCTGAAGGTCAGCATCTTCCTTTTCTGTatatctatttttcaaaaaaaattcctgcCGAATTTTCTAGGGTTCTTCTTTGACTCCTTTTGAAAAATAGATGGGTTTGTTCTTTTTCTatgcaaaaattataatttcggGTTTATACTACATAATTAAGCATCTTAGTTTtctatatatctttttttcaaaaaaaaattcctaccGAATTTTCTAGGGTTGTTCTTTTGACTCCTTTTGAAAAATAGATGGGTTTGTTCCTTTttctatgcataaaatataatttcagttTTATGTCCTGGTAACATAAGGGATTTTGCCCTTGATTTTGCCATCGTCAAACCCATTTCCAGTTTCTGTTTTatggtttttaacttttatttttatttttaaaatttttttaatttgaggtcATATCTGATTTAGATTGggttattcttttttaatatttgtgctTCTGAacgtttgtttatttaattaataacttttcaAGCTCTTTGAATTGCCGCCTCTCCTCTCTCCTTACTGTTTGTGCTAAAAAATCATGTTCCCTGTTTTATTGTGaatgtatatttgttttaaagaatcagtgaattttttttgacagtatattatgtttttatttttcccttattgTATTTGATTAAATAGCTAAtatattgcttaaaattatgTCGTTAAATATTTAGGGATTAATTCTTAAACACTGTTGTGTGGTGTACACATTAATATTTCGATTAGTTTGtttatatttagaataaaactttttattctTCTGTTTTGAACAGAATTTCAGTAACTGATACATAGTAGAGCAGAATGCCAATCTAGACTCAATTCTTATCCTTGAGCATAATCTCTTGCTAACAGaactttgtgatttttttaaggtTCCACCTTATTATGGCTCACCATATATTCATCGAGAATGAACAATCACAAAACAAGTGATACCTACTTTCAATTATCTTTTTACAAAGAACACACTGAGTATCAAGATTAGTACCCCATCACTGTAGACTTAATCTATTGTGGatattttttcttcctaatATAGTTTGATGCACCTGCACAAAAATGTCATTGTTTTCTTAGTAATCCAAATTAGCATATTGTTGTGAAAGTTTAATATGTAGAACAagatgcttttattttttttgtttttttgcaagTTATCCCATTTAGTTATAAAATCTactaaaatttgaaactatCTATATTTGGTATGGCTTTTGGAGCCTAGATATGTCTTCTCCAGCGATCACTTCAGCCCAGAGATGTTTGCCAAAGCTTTGTACGAGTTTCTTTATGTTGTCTTGCTCTGAGTCTCTCACCCTTAGTTTGTCTTCTTCTCCCTTCAATTATAACCTTCTTAGAtgcctatttatttatttattttaataacatATTGGTAAGCAATCTCAGTAAATGCAAAAACAATTACAGATTATATAGTCTCCTGTCATATAATTTGCAAAGACTATGATTGCAAACTACAATATGAGAAAGCATGGTTTGTAACTTTTAGTTACTTTTTgaagtatttttctttaatgtttggtttttctttatgccttttaaattttggatattctaaaaataaattaatcttgAAGGTGTTAGCAGTTAGCACTATTTGAAGAGTGAATTGCACTGGATATAGGATCAACAAAGTTAACCAGTTTGTGCTGAAAATTTAGAATTGGGTATTGTTGAGAGTGATTTATCTAAcgaggagaaaaaaataatctatTCAAGTAGTAATTCTACACTAACAAATGCATGTAAGAAATGGGAATTgtgagaacaaaaaagaaagcttGATACTTTACAACTACTAAGTTTGGGCTggaatattaaattttaaggcCTACTATTATTGGCATCATAAAGCACGAAACAACTTGCTATATTCTATTTGCATTGAATACTTGGTATTATTTTGTTACGAGAGATGGTAGTTAAATAGTATTAATGTTATAGGTTATAGCAATCTAACACTGATCATCTTGAATGCCATTTGATATTCTATTATGAATTAAATTGCCATAAAAGGTTAGGATAAATCtattagccaaaaaaagaaaaaagaaaaagatagatcATCTATCTTAGCATTTATctagagtttgtgtttgtgtaatGTGTAATGAGCATTGGCTTTACTGTGTGTTTGTTGAGTTTGCatcatctttacatgtttgATAAAATATGTTTGGTCCTGCATTTTATACCGTCATTTTTTCCCTCCCAAATGAAAGGCTTTGGAGTGCTATTTGTTGAGTGTAAATTACTGAATTATTTGATTGGTTGCACTTGATGTCAAATGAGCTTGCTGTACTTTTTTGTAGAATATTTGTGTGGACCGCATAACAATAGATTGTATGGATTAGGGGTAGCAATTCGTGATAGTGCAAGCCAATTTATATGAATGACCATATTGAAGTGCAGGCTATAAGATTACAAAGTGTAGTGCTTTGTGAATTTGGGTCTTCAAGAAGTTGAAGTAGAGTGTGtagtaaaaaatttgatagaCGAACTAAAGTCAGTTGGTCCACTAATTTGCAGATTGCCCAGATCCTTAATGATAGTAGTGGGCTTGACTCTTCTATCAAGAATATATGTTTCTCTTATCATCTTCCTCGAAGCAACAT
The sequence above is drawn from the Castanea sativa cultivar Marrone di Chiusa Pesio chromosome 5, ASM4071231v1 genome and encodes:
- the LOC142634572 gene encoding putative disease resistance RPP8-like protein 2, yielding MDTKTKKARVKLVEETILELLQDMDGILKIANRMSCIFYIGSWIARRKLKKSYQYYDRMLWLLILHKNICDFKFIRRDPLKSVHRSQKKQMFSSQATTTNDDGVSSPLNNFHNHFSQGQAMDEFTQLQSRLTDVHKLLMDAKAIEGIKHSRMACTDQLKEIIEDAGDRPKTYWVPLIDRVDEEKNVLLKRLGQKVMPAPATNKAGKEKDYSIKELNWFLKGKKYLIVLDNILSVEAWESLKAAFRDSTNGSRILITARHKSVASNAEHYYQLRLRTKDESLSLFQQMVDLPSETSDQPEFSPEVGEAQKVNSLARKGVGRCGGLPLSILRLGYLFSGTKNVTYEELLKALDHIDHSQTPWLEIMDFNVKDLLPHLRQCLSYFGLFPKDSETSARRLVALWVAEGLVTPSGIEQEPPELVAKNILRELISRNLVQVVERKPNGKEKTCSFPSALRDLWLRSNASFDQRLAYNADEHDACSTLSHGSGKNLQNLLRSCRNPRSILFFDTREGNKPGEEIGNFLSLGIASGHLLQSQVLDLEHIPPSIGNLTNLQTLDVKHAYIRVLPSSIWKLKKLRHLCMNQIYRSQIKHQSSGSSLQNLRTLRGAFVDKDSPLKDSLRRLTNLRKLALAFQLNLSQQIALAESLLKLKQLKALKLKSIDKMGRPQDLKELSYDPMPELEKLKKLECLSLYSGSYTGKSMSCSKGGFPQLHVLNFWTLQELEEWNVGEEAMSNLKKLEIRSCNSLKVPTGLGHLKTLSELKLKDMPVKFTAEIEKTKEIIWGDITLSPAIIIDDHSQY